Proteins found in one Miscanthus floridulus cultivar M001 chromosome 4, ASM1932011v1, whole genome shotgun sequence genomic segment:
- the LOC136551643 gene encoding uncharacterized protein, with the protein MRSRKERLSKGVFSHAETVGALVSYQRRDALEELEEASDPHKEELNAVDAPKQDQDEDIVIIEDEKLMEETSAEEPSVTNQECTDKSEMQEHQLDDEECHAPLATPEVSEDDEGANFHDDGGSSSGLLDKGVCEETYDVGEEMGLVLGVPALQPH; encoded by the exons ATGCGGTCGCGCAAGGAGCGTCTCTCGAAAG GTGTCTTCTCTCATGCAGAGACTGTGGGTGCACTGGTTTCTTACCAGCGACGTGATGCTCTGGAAGAGTTGGAAGAGGCTTCTGACCCTCATAAAGAAGAGTTAAACGCGGTGGACGCACCGAAACAAGACCAAGATGAAG ACATCGTTATCATTGAGGATGAGAAGCTAATGGAAGAGACCTCAGCAGAAGAGCCATCTGTGACCAATCAGGAGTGTACGGATAAATCGGAAATGCAAGAACACCAATTGGACGATGAGGAGTGTCATGCTCCCTTGGCGACCCCCGAGGTATCTGAGGACGATGAAGGTGCCAATTTTCACGATGATGGAGGCTCCAGTTCAGGTCTGTTGGACAAAGGTGTGTGTGAGGAGACCTATGATGTAGGTGAAGAGATGGGATTGGTGCTCGGCGTTCCGGCTCTGCAGCCCCATTGA